The sequence below is a genomic window from Rhinopithecus roxellana isolate Shanxi Qingling chromosome 7, ASM756505v1, whole genome shotgun sequence.
tgtctccttccttccctttttctctttccccctctCAAGTGATTGTAAACAGCCTAAACTAGAAACAATGAATTTGAAGTTGTTTGTTGGTTTACATCACCTATATTTTGAAGCTGAAAAGTGAAATAACTGGATCTGATAGGCTTGGTGTCTGATGATCCATTAACACAAATATAGAAATCTTTATAGTCTGATGACTCCAAATAGGGAAATCTGCATCCAATATTTTGTCCATCAACCTTGATGTAATCAACGCACTGTAATGCATGATCCAAGCCCTCATACCTGTAAAATGAGTGTTGTGAGAATTGTGTTTAATTAACAATCTCTTCCAGTATCAAGGTGCTTCATTTTCAATTATATTAGGATACCATGTcagtttaaaaatcatttaataatgtacaatatttattaagcacctactatatgccaggcactatgatAAGCACTAGGGAAAAAAACAGTAGGGAAAGCAGACATAGTCCCTGATTTCATGGAGCTTACAATCTGTTGGGAGTCTTCGCAAAATCTCAAAGACAAGGATTCTTACTTGTGTACTTAGGTTATATTGATTCATCAATAAGGTTTGTGAATCAAAGAATAAGATTCCTAGTAAGAAAACCTGTGATTTATACAAATAATCCTGCAtgatattgctttttaaattattttactggggaagttattttaaaagaaagcaaattttaaaGCAGACTTAGAAAAtattatgtttaataaaatgaatgaaaatctaGACGATACAATACACATCAAGAGATAAACATCAGAAAAGCCACCTGTAGgagggcaaaaagaaaagaaggagttgTTTGGCAAGTAGctgtttaattttctcatctattaaatgaGAAATGTTACCATATCCTTTAAAGTTAACCTTATTCCAGTAATAAAGCTAAAAGGAACTAGGGGTGATTCCCTACTAAATTCGAAAGCAACAAATGCTTACTATTTTCCTAAAGAATAGCTTGCAATGCAAACCATGACATTATCTGTAAAAGAAGCCAAAATTCCTGTTGAAATGAGGCCAATGTGGCAGCTGATATGGTGCCGGTACACATATCTGGACTCTACTAAATTAACTTTATGCCAACTATTTACTTTAGGGAGAGTTTGCAAAATTGTTGTCTCCTGGTTAGTTCACTTGATTAGATTTGGGACACTTCAGTTCCAGGCTTAACTTCATACAGACTTACTTGATGCCAGCAGGGAAGCCTTTATTTTTCAATCTctaaaatgttaatgtttattCCTCTCTATTTCACTAAGATGAGGATCCAATTATATCAAATATGAACTACAATGTGCAGGAGGGCAGAGACTTTCTCTTATTCATGCTTTTGTCCTTTTTATctagaacactgcctggcatttaaaagatgcttaatatgtattgaattaatgaacaaatgattTTGATATTTGAAATTTACCTATTCaattccagatgaggaaacaaaaattctgaaagaaaaaattacttgCCCAAGGCCTCCAAGTTAAATGATGCTAGAGCAGGGATTAGAACCCAGATCTCAGGATTGTTAATAGTTTACAGCTTATCAtttatctcttattattttctaaagaaaGATGCCATGATAATTTGGAACTAGAACTCACCAATAGTAATGCTTAGTCCTCTCTTGATTTGTCCATTGTTTAGTAAAAGCATACATTTAGATAATTACCTATCAGTTTATCAGTGCTATCACTTGTTTCAtccatgtaataaatatttagtggTAATCTACTATGGGTGTAGTACTTTGGAGGTAGTCAAGAGAAATATAATAAACAATTCATGCCCACCAATCCCTTAAAAGTTTAACAGGAGACAAAGCACACATAcatgagaaaaaatttaaatgccatCCGGACAATAAATAATTAcagactataaaaaaaaaataagagttcaagccagtcacagtggctcatgcctgtaatctcagcactttgggaggctgaggtgggcagatcacttgaggtaaggagcttaagaccagcctgggagacatggtgaaaccccatctctactaaaaatgcaaaaattagtcaggtgtgatggcacatgcctgtaatctcagctgctcaggaggctgaggcatgagaatcgcttgaacccagggggtggaggctgcagtgagccgagatcgcaccactacactccagcctgtgtgacagagggagactctgttaaagaaagaaagagagaaagaaaggaagaaagaaagaaaaagaaagaaagaaagagaaagaaagaaagaaagaaagaaagaaagaaagaaagaaagaaagaaagaaagaaagaaagaaagaaagaaagaaagaaagaaagaaagaaagaaagaaagaaaaagagtaatagctcaagaaaaatgaaacagaagctGACAGGATCAGTTAAAGGTTAATGAAACTCGGGAGCAGATGAGCcttgaaaaaaaatggataaaaattggTGAAAGAAAGATAGAGCCAGAGGGCATTCCAGAAGGTAATGCAAACAAAGGTATAAAAGGCAATAACATGGGtgagaaaaaaattgtagagatggatCTAAATGGAATGGAGCATTCACATTGGTAATAGTAGAGAGTATGGCAGCCCAGATTTTATCCTGGGGCAATGAGTAGACACAGGAGGTTTTTGAACAAGAGAGTGGTATATGAAGATGGCAGTATAGGAAGATAAAGCTGGCTACAGTGTGCAGAATGAATAAAAAGGGGAGAGATTGGAAGGGGAGAGACTGGAATCAGAGCGACCATCATTTGGGAAGCAATGGCAATCATTCAGGTGTTGAATGAAGGAAGCCTAAAGTAGAGCTCTTACAGTAGAGATGGTAGGTACTTAACAGATGTGCAGCCTTGCAAAGGAGTATCAGAACATGGTGATCATGTTACCCTGAAACAATTAAGAAACTAAGGAGATACATGAGTCACAATGGCCAAGTTTAAAAGCTTCAGTGACAGTTAACAAAGGTAGGGAGTCAGAAAAAAGATCCAGTTTAATAGATAacccatttttatttaaagacaagAATACAAAATGTGTCGAAAATGTTTAGGTTCCAACTTCATCTAtctaaaggatacaaaattaacccAGTATAGAAACAATTATTGCATTCCTTATATCACCCATAGAATACCTTCCAGTATCTACATCCTAAAACCACTTACACCCATTGAAATCCTCAAATAATTGTAAacaattttcattataaatacaACTCTGACGAGTATAATGAATTTAACTTAGTGAAAATATAGTTACTCATACTATCGATTAATTTGAGTAGACATTTTTAATATTGaattctaattataaaaatacttacCAGTAAAACAAGTTGTAATTGGTATCAAGAAGTACACCTATGCCAGGTTTCCAAGAACAGAGTAAATATTGCCAGTTGTAATACACACAATCCATATCCTGAACTTTAGTTTCTGGAATTCCTAAAGAACAAATCAATTGTGAATGCTTCAAAGGCTTGATGATGAATCATTTGTGAAATCATTTCACAATTTTACTTCATTTCCTATGACCTCTCCATTTTATTTTGCAATCAACATTTCAAGATTATTTCAAAAGGAATTTACTGGAAATCACTTCACGATAAGAGGGATgtgcaaaaccaaaaaacatttgAGGGCTCATTTACTCGTATTAGTATAAGCATATGCAAAAGTAGTAAACTGATTATTCTAGGATGCTCTGAGCAGATGAACAAATACTCAGGAATGTTTACTAATATGACCCCAAAACTGGGaactaaatcaataaaataatatgcaGGTTTTGCCAAAGGTATTTGCtgatttaaagaattttaaaaggctaATCATCAACTACAAGAATGATTCTATTTTGTGCCACACTGTCACAGGATCTATTGTGCTTACAGCCTGGTACATAAAAATTAAGGGACTTATTCCCAAATGAATAGTTCTGATAGTATTAAATATGAAAAGAGAACTTTGTTTTAACCTTGTGGCGATATCCAATAAGTAGCTTCTGCCCAGGAACTTTGAACTTCTGATCCATTTGTGCATTGCCATGGTAAAAGCGTGTGTATCTTTGCTTCAATGCCCTTGTTAAGATCAAACCCATCTTTGTAATGTAGATTCTTAGTAATGATGGTCTGTTTGACAAAAAGGTGAGACAAAGTCAAACTTAGAAACCTCCATGGTATAGTGAGCTATATTAATAAGACTAATAAATCATTAATACTCTGGAGAGTTCCCAATATCTAAGACAGTCCTAGTGACTATTTGATACAATGCCACAGATACATTTCCAGCAGAGCTCACCTCAGTATGTCATATCATCTGATGAGATCATTTGAATCTTAACATCTaattccaaataaaaacaaaaacttttggaAGGAAAAAACTTTATGGCAGGAACTTGAGCTATATCTGCTTGGAATCAAATAGATAATTTTCATATTCCATATGCACATTACTTGGTAAATTATGtcacacttaaaaatataatatgaaacCTTCAggaaatacataaagtaaaactCTGGAAGTAATCAGAGAAATCCAGACAAATCATGAGCTTCTGGAGgacaaaaatcatttattatttattcatatattcctGATATCTAGTAGAGTGTCCAGCACAAACTTGATCAATAAATGCTCGATTTGAATTGTCTCTTGAAACTACCTAGCTGAATTAGAGAGGTAACAGAATGCCATCTACaacagaaatatttgaagatacaTACTTGTTAAGTATATAAGTAATTAATAATTCAAAACGTTTTCATTGAGCTCTTACTACAATATATACAACGAACCATAATCCTGTGACCCTCTGTGGGAAGGGTACAAAGATAAATAAGCCTTGTCTCCTACAGTAGAAAAGGTCACAGTTCTGTAGCATGTGTAAAGCCCATATCCAAGAATATAAGCAATTGTAAAATACAGTGAAATGCTCTTCTAGTGAAGTACTCTTCAAGTTTATATTGCTTgagactgagtttttttttttttttttttttttttcttgttcttccaATGGCAATCTTAACACTGGATGAGGTGAAAACAGATATAGTAGGATACATAGGAGACAGAAGGAGATGTGGAAGCTTTTTATATCCTAATTAGAACTATTGAGATACGGGAATTGGAATGGACACTAAAGTCAGGAATCACAAAATAACACCTGATGATCACTCTGATGCCTCAAATGCATGCTTTACTTACCGTCCATGTTTCACTACCAATGTTTCGGTATTTTAGTTCATATTCCACTGTGCATTCCTTAAAATTATCCAGAGACAGTGGGGGTTGCCATTGCAAATAGAGATAACCTAAATATCCGGGATCCACTATCTCAAAATCCTGAGGAGGGTTAActgaaataaatcaataaaacacttttattttttctgtattttatgacaAATGTTGCTGAATCTAGATGGATTTCAAGTGTCCACCAATCGattaacagataaacaaaatgtgctacATGCATACAatcaaatattattcagtcataaaaagacatgaagtactgattcatgctacaacatggatgaaccttgagaacattatactaactgaaagaagccagacacaaaagaccacatattgacatagttccatttctatgaaatttcaacatagacaaatccatagagagagaaagtagatttgtggttgGTAGGGGTCGGAGGGAGAAGCAATGCAGTGTGACTGCTTAAAGGGTTTAGGGGCTGTTTTACGGGTGATGCAACTATTCTGGACTTTGATAGTGGTGAttgttgcacaactttgtgaatacacTGAAAACCAATGTatagtacatttttaaagagttggTTTTGTGTAAATCATATCTCAGTAAGGCTGTTAAAAAATCTAGGCTACTGCTATATAGTTGTTCCTTCTTTGAGAAACCACATATGCAAAATGTGACTTTGCCTCACTAGGTATTAATTTTTAGAGTAGCAAAAAATTCAATGTGGCTTTATCTCTGTGGTCATGTATGCCAGAATTTGGTCTAAGACGGgaacattttattacaaaaatctGTCTAACAGCAATAACAAatcaatataatataaatatatgtattttaattgtattaaatataatatataataatatgctataaata
It includes:
- the IL13RA2 gene encoding interleukin-13 receptor subunit alpha-2 isoform X2 gives rise to the protein MAFVYLAVRCLYTFLISTTFGYTSSSDTEIKVNPPQDFEIVDPGYLGYLYLQWQPPLSLDNFKECTVEYELKYRNIGSETWTTIITKNLHYKDGFDLNKGIEAKIHTLLPWQCTNGSEVQSSWAEATYWISPQGIPETKVQDMDCVYYNWQYLLCSWKPGIGVLLDTNYNLFYWYEGLDHALQCVDYIKVDGQNIGCRFPYLESSDYKDFYICVNGSSDTKPIRSSYFTFQLQNIVKPLPPVCLTCTQESLYEIKLKWSIPLGPIPARCFVYEIEIREDDTTLVTTTVENETYTLKITNETRQLCFVVRSKVNIYCSDDGIWSEWSDKQCWEVEELLKKTLLLFLLPFGFILILVIFVTGLLLCKRDSYPKMNFSVIDEDFPYQETWY
- the IL13RA2 gene encoding interleukin-13 receptor subunit alpha-2 isoform X1 yields the protein MGDNIKVLNLGEMAFVYLAVRCLYTFLISTTFGYTSSSDTEIKVNPPQDFEIVDPGYLGYLYLQWQPPLSLDNFKECTVEYELKYRNIGSETWTTIITKNLHYKDGFDLNKGIEAKIHTLLPWQCTNGSEVQSSWAEATYWISPQGIPETKVQDMDCVYYNWQYLLCSWKPGIGVLLDTNYNLFYWYEGLDHALQCVDYIKVDGQNIGCRFPYLESSDYKDFYICVNGSSDTKPIRSSYFTFQLQNIVKPLPPVCLTCTQESLYEIKLKWSIPLGPIPARCFVYEIEIREDDTTLVTTTVENETYTLKITNETRQLCFVVRSKVNIYCSDDGIWSEWSDKQCWEVEELLKKTLLLFLLPFGFILILVIFVTGLLLCKRDSYPKMNFSVIDEDFPYQETWY